A window of Kribbella voronezhensis genomic DNA:
GTGGTCACTGACGAAGCCGATCGGCACGACGGCGACGCCCGGCACCCCAGCCTGCGCGAGCGCCTCGAGGTGATCGTTGACGTCCGGCTCGAGCCACGGCACCTGCGGCGGTCCCGACCGGGAGCAGTAGACGAGATCCGTCCGGCGCTCGACCCCGGTCCGCCGCTGGAGCTCGGCGGTGATCTCCGCGGCGACGTCGAGGTGCCAATCGACGTACCCGTTCCCGTCCGGGCCGCTCGTCGCGTTCATGCTGGTCGGGATGGAATGCGTCACATAAGCGATCGCCGAACCCTGCGGCAGTTCGCTCAACGCGGCGGCGGTCGACTCGACGAACGATCCGACGAAGCCGGGGTGGTTCGCGTAGTGGCGGAGCTTGTCGATCACCGGCGCGCCTTCGACCTCGGCGACGGCGTCCGCGAGGTTCTCGCGGTACTGCCGACAGCCGGAGTACGACGGGTAGGCGCTCGTCACGATCACGACGGCCCGCCGTACGCCGTCGGCCGTCATCTCCCGCAGCGTGTCGGTCAGGTACGGCGCCCAGTTGCGGTTGCCCCAGTAGATCGGCAGGTCGAGCCCGATCTCGGCGAACGACGCCTTGAGCGCGGCCAGCAACTCACGGTTCTGGTCGTTGATCGGACTGCGGCCGCCGAACGCGTAGTAGTGCTCGCCGACCTCCTTGAGCCGCTCGTCCGGGATCCCCCGGCCACGGGTCACGTTCTGCAGGAACGGCAGCACGTCCTCGGGCTTCTCGGGACCACCGAAGGAGAGCAGCAGGACGGCGTCGTACGGCGAAGGGTCAGGCGACTGAGGGTCGGGCATGTACCGATGTTCTCAGGCCGGGTGGAATCACCCGAGCACGGTCCCGTCGACGCGGCCGGGCCGGTCGGCCGGAATTGCCGGGCAGCGGCGTCGCGCGAAAGCTAGGGTGTGGTCGATCCCCCATGCTGAAGCCCTACGTTCACCTGATGCGCCGCCCCGGCGCCCGTGCCTTCTTCCTCGCCGGGATCCTCGGGCGTATGCCGATCTCGATGGTCGGCCTCGGCATCGTCATCCTGATCTCGCGAGAGAGCGGTTCCTACGGTCTGGCCGGCGCCGTCTCCGGCGTCGCCGTGATCGCGGGAGCGCTCACCGGGCCGATCCAGGGCCGGCTCGTCGACCGTTTCGGTCAGCGGTCCTTGACCCTGATCGGCAGCCTCCTCTGTACGGTCGCCCTGCTCGGCCTGCTGATCGCGGTCCGGCTGGACGCCCCGTCCTGGGCGCTGTACGCGCTCGGGTTCGTTGCCGGGGGCACCCGTCCCCAGGTTGGCTCGTTCGCGCGGGCCCGCTGGAACCACCTGCTCGGCCGGGGTCGCGCTCTCCAGACGGCGTTCGCGCTCGAGGCGGTCGGCGACGAGGTCGTGTTCATCGTCGGCCCTGTCCTGGTCACCGTGCTCGCCACCCAGGTCAGCCCGTACGCCGCTCTCGGCGCGGCCGGTGCGCTCGGGCTGGTCGGTGGTGTCTGGTTCGCGTCGCTGCGCGGCTCGGATCCGCCCGGGCGCGGAAAGTCGGACGGAACGGAGAAAGCGCCACTCCCCTGGCTCTCGTTGATGCTGCTCAGCCTGATCGGCCTGGGTCTCGGTGCCACGCTCGGCAGCACTGAGGTCGTCACAGTGGCATTCACCGCGGCCGAGGGTCAGCCAGCCATGTCAGGCGTCGTACTGGCTGTGTGGGCCTTTGGAAGCCTGCTGGCGGGGCTCTGGTACGGCTCGGTGCATTGGCGGGCGGCAGTCGAGCGACGGCTGCTGTTCGGCACGGTCCTGCTCGCGATCGCGCTCTCTCCGTTGCCGTGGGTCGGAACCGTGTGGCTGCTCGGCGTGCTGCTGTTCTGCGCGGGTCTGACGATCGCGCCGACGATGGTCGCGCTGACCGCGTGCGTGGAGGAATGGGTCCCGCCCGAACGCCTGACCGAGGCGATCACCTGGACAGTGACCGGCATGCTGCTCGGAGTAGCCCCTGGTAACGCCGTCGCCGGCCATGCCGTCGACGTGGTCGGCGCGTCGGACGCGTACTGGGTCCCCGTCGTCGTCGGCATCACCAGCGCTCTGGTCGCGGCGATCGCCGTCACCTTCGCCCGGCCCCGCACCCGCTTCGCCCACAACTGACTCGTTTCCGTACTCCGGCCGGAAAGATCGGCCGGACGACTTGAGTCTCCTCCCGGGGGAGACACCAGGGTGGTCGGCATGGAGGACCTGCACTCGATCGGGGAACTGGCCCGCCGTACCGGACTGACGGTGAAGGCGATCCGGTTCTACTCCGACCGCGGGCTGGTGACGCCGGCCGACCGGACCGCGGCCGGCTACCGCCGGTACGACGCAGCGGCCGTCGCTCGGCTCGACCTGATCCGCACGCTGCGCGAGCTAGGCCTCGACCTGGCGACGATCCGGAAGGTGCTGGATCACGAGACAGCGCTCTCCGACGTCGCCGCCGCACACGCCGAGGCGCTGGCCGTGCAGGTTCGCACCCTACAACTCCGCCGAGCGATGCTGACCCTGGTCGCCGAACGCCACTCCACCCCGGAGGACCTGAACCTCATGCACCGCCTGTCGAACCTCTCGACCACCCAACGCCACCAGTTGATCACCGACTTCCTCGACGCGGTTCTCACCGGCGACTTCGACGGATTCGCCGCCGTACGCCGGTCGCTGACACCCGAGTTGCCCGACCACCCCGAGCCCGAGCAGGTCGAGGCGTGGATCGAACTCGCGGAGCTCACCCAGGACCCGGACTTCCGCACCGCCGTCCGCCGGATGGTCGACGACTACCGAACCGTTGCCCTCCGCCCCGATCTCGTCGCCGGCATCCGCGACCAGGTCCGCCCCGCTCTGGACGCAGAGATCGCCCCCGACTCGCCCGAGGCAAGCCCTGTCATCACCGCCGTCGTCACCCGGTACGCCGAGGCGCTGGGCGAGCTGGACAGCGCAGAGCTCCGCCACCGCCTCGCGGGCGTCCTCGAAACCGCGAACGACCCACGCTGGGCCCGCTACCTGCATCTCCTCGCCATCACCAACGGCTGGGAGCCCCAACCACCGCTCACCCCGACCTACACCTGGACCATCCGGGCCCTCCGCGCTACGACGGCCGGGGAAGCGGGGCGTTCCAGCCTCGGCGGATAGCGATCAGGCGGATCAGGAAGCAGACGACCGCTCCCGCGAAGGTGGGCCAGGTCGCCTGGAAGCCAGCGACGTCGGCCAGCACCACGATCCCCGCGCCGAGGAAGGCCGGAATCGCATAGATCTCGCTTCGCAGCACGACGGGCACCCGGCCGGACAGTACGTCGCGGATCACCCCGCCGCCGATCCCCGAGATCATGCCGAGCAAGGCGGCCGACAGCGGCGACAACCCCGAGTCGAGCGCCTTGCGAGCACCCGTCACGCAGAACAGCGCGAGACCGGCCGCGTCGAACACGTTCACCAACCGCTCGAGCCGGCCGATCCCGGGATGCAGGAAGAACGTGAGCAACCCCGCCACCACCGGCACGACCAGATACCGCCAGTCGGCCAGCGCCGCGGGTGGCGTCGCCCCGATCAGTACGTCGCGCAGAAACCCGCCACCGAGCCCGGTCACCAACGCGAGCACCTGGATCCCGAACACATCCAACTGCTTCCGCACGCCGACCAGCGCCCCCGTGATCCCGAACACGAAGATCCCGACCAGATCCAGCACGACCAGCACCTTCGACCCATCCACCCCCGCACGGTACGACCCCCCACGCCCCACACCGAAAACGACAGGCCAGCAAACATGCCAACCTCTAGGGTCTGCGAATGACCGAACCTCCGAACGTCGACTACACAGCCACTTCCGCGAGACCGCCGTGGAGCGCTCTCCCGGGTGAACTGCAGCGTTCTGTGTACGCCGCGGTGTCCGTTGCCCTGGGCACCGAGATCGCCTCGGTCGGCCCGTCGGTCAGCTCCGGCTTCACCGGCGGTTTCGCAGCTCCGGCCCACCTCGCCAATGGCCGGACCGTCTTCATCAAGTCGGCGCCCGCAACCATGCACGCCTACACCGCCTACCGGCGCGAGGCGGAGATCGTCCCTCAACTCCCGCCCGCCATCCGAGTTCCGTGCATCCTCACCACGACAACGGCCAGGAGCAGCGATGGTGAGGCGGAATGGTTCGCGGTGGTCAGCGAAGGGATCACGGCGCGGATGCCCGGCATGCCGTGGTCGAAGGCCGATTTCGAGCTGGTCACAGCGAACTGCGAGATCGCGGCGGAAGCGCTCTCGCCGAGTCCGATCCCGGAGCTCAAGCCGTTCGTCAGCGACTTCGGCGCGGACGGACCCAGCCGCGTGCCGGCCGAGATCGGTGCCGGCGCACGACCACTTCCACCCGGCTTCCAGCCCTGGCTTCCCGAACGGCTCGAGGAAATCCAGCACCTGGTCGACCTGACGCCCGAGGCGCTCGCGGGAACAGCCGCAGTACATGGCGATCTACGCCCCGACAACCTGTTGATAGACAACGCCGGTCAATGCTGGACGGTTGATTGGAACTGGCTCACCGTCGGCGCACCCTGGATCGATTGGGTCGGCCTGCTCCCCCGCGCCCAGCACCAGGGAATCAACACGCTGACGGCGATCAGAACGAATCGGCTGACGACAAACGTGGCGGACGATCACCTCGACTCTTTGATAGCCGCACTCGTCGCATACGTGCTCGAGTTCGTCGAAGCTCCGCCTCCGCCCGGCTGTACGCCGGAAATTCAGCGGCACCGGCGGCTGCTCGGCTGGTGTTGTCTCGACTGGCTGGCCATGCGACGTGGTTGGTGAAGGCTTAGGTTGGAGGTATGAGTAAAGGGCCTACTGCCAGGTTCAAGGTCGAGGTGCTGGACGGTGAGCGGACCTCGCGGCGCGAGGACGTGGTGGTGACCGAGGAGCCGCTCGAGCTTCGGCTGGAGTGGCCGGGGCGGCCGGCCGAAGCGTTGGTCGTCACGATGCGCACGCCCGGCGCCGACTTCGAACTGGCGGCCGGGTTCTGCCTCGGCGAAGGGTTCGCCGTCCGGCCCGACGCGATCAGTACCGTTGCCTACTGCACCGATGTGAGACTCACCCGGGACCAGCAGTTCAACACCGTCACCGTCAGCTTCGACGGCCCGCCCGATCGCGACCCACCCCAGCGGTACGGCGTCACGTCGGCCGCGTGCGGAGTCTGCGGTCAGCAAAGCCTCGACGAACTCGCCGAGCGCAACTACGACCCCGTCGATCCCGTCGAGGTCGAGCTGGACGTCGTACGCCGATTGCCCGACCTGTTGCGGGAGGCGCAGCCCACCTTCGGGCGCACTGGCGGGCTGCACGCGGCCGGCTTGTTCACCGCAGCCGGCGAGCGCGTCGTCGTACGGGAGGACGTCGGTCGCCACAACGCGGTCGACAAGGTCGTCGGCTGGACGGTGCTCAATCAGCACAGCCGCAAGGGTCTCGTGCTGGCGGTGAGCGGACGAGCCGGGTACGAGATCGTCCAGAAGGCGGTCGCGGCCGGGATCGGCATGATCGTCGCCGTCGGGGCGCCGTCCAGCCTGGCCGTCGACCTGGCCCGTCGTTTCGGCGTCACGGTGGTCGGCTGGGCCCGGGGCGAGCGCTGCGTCGTCTACAGCGCACCGGAACGGGTACTGCGCTGACAAGGCACCCATCCGAGTGCTGTGCGGCTCCGAAGTGCATCCGAACCGCAGTACCGACCAAAGGATGCGACCTGTGAGCGAGGAGTCGACGGCCCTCCCGTGGCCCGTGATCGTCGATGCCGGCAGCGGCACACCGGCCGACCTGATGGCGCGGGTGGCGCGCGGCGACTCCGCGGCGTTCGCGCAGCTGTACGACCAGATGGCGCCGCGCGTCTACGGGCTGATCCGGCGCGTCCTGCGCAACCCGGCCCAGTCCGAGGAGGTGACCCAGGAGGTGATGGTCGAGATCTGGCGGACCGCCACCCGGTACGACGCCGACCGGGGCTCGCCGACGTCGTGGATCCTCACGATGGCGCACCGCCGGGCGATCGACCGGGTCCGTTCCGAGCAGTCGTCGACCGATCGGGAGCAGGCGGTCGCCGCCGCGTCGTCGACCACCGAGTACGACGAGGTGGCCGAGACGGTGACCACGAACCTCGAAGTGGAGCAGGTCCGGCACTGTCTGGGCTCGCTGACCGAACTGCAGCGGGAATCGGTGACGCTGGCGTACTACGGCGGATACTCGTATCGAGAAGTGGCAGAGCTCCTCGATGCGAAGCTCGCGACGATCAAAGCGCGGATGCGCGACGGCCTGATCCGGCTGCGCGACTGCCTGGGTGTGACGGGGAGGTGAGGGCCTTGACGACTCCGGAGGTGCACGCGCTGACCGGACCTTATGTTCTGAACGCTCTGCCCGAGGACGAGCGGATCGGGTTCGAGGAGCACCTCGCCGACTGCCAGTCCTGCAGCGCGGAGGTCTCCGAGCTGCGCGAAGCGGCCAACAAGCTCGGTACCGCGGTCGCCGCGCCGCCGCCGCCCGCGTTGAAGGCGCGCGTGATGGCCGAGATCTCGACCACGCGGCAACTCTCCCCCCTGGTCAGGGAACCGGCCGCCGAGCCGGAGCCGCTGCGCCGGAAGGGTTTCAGCCGACGCTCGTTCTTCGGCCTGGCCGCGGCAGGACTCGCCGTCGCCGGCGCCGGTGGGATCGCGATCGACCAGTACCGCGAGAACTCCCAGACCCGGCGGCAGAACGAGCAACTCGCCGCCCTGCTCGCCGAGTCGGACGCGCAGACAGTTCGCGGCAACCTCAAGAGCGGCGGTCAGGCGACGGTGGTGATGTCGCCCGCCAAGGACACCGCGATCGTCCTGCTGCACGACCTCCCGAAGCTGCCCGACGACAAGACCTACCAGCTCTGGCTGGAGGACAAGGGCCGCACCATGCACTCCGTGGGCGTCACCACCCACGACGGCTCCAAGCTCATCCAGGGCGGCATCGTCGGCAAGGTGGCGCTCGGCCTGACCATCGAGAACAAGCCGGGCGCCACCGAACCGAACCTCTCCACGGCCAGCGTCATCCCGATGGTCTGAGCCGTCAGTGACGTTCGGGCGAATCGGCCAGTAGCTCGTCGATCTGCTGTCGGTCGGCGTCGGCCAGCGGGCCGAAGCCGATGGCCGCGGCGTGCTCGGCGACCTGCTCCGGAGTACGGGCGCCGGGAAGCGGGATGATGGCCGGATCGAGGGCCCAGAGGTAGGCGAGGGCGCCCTGGGTGAGGGTCCGGCCGTCCGTGGTCAGGATTTCCCGGACCGCTTCCAGCCGGCCGAGCCAGTCGGCCATGGCGTCGTCGTCGAAGTAGGTCCACCACGGGGTGTCCCGGCGTACGTCGTTCTCGGACGGGCGGTTCGACAGGTTGTACTTACCGGTCAGCAGACCCATCGCGAGCGGCGTACGGGCCAGTACTGCGAGGCCGTGCTCGTGAGCGGTGCCGAGGACCTCGGGGTTGTGGCCGAAGACGTTCAGCTGCGACTGCACGCTGACTGCCGTCGACTTGCCGAAAGCCGCGATCACCGCCGGGGCGTCGACGCTCGTGCCGAAGTCCTTGACCTTGCCTTCGGCAACGAGTTTCTCGAGGGTCGCCACCACGTCCTCGACCTCGGCCGGGGTGTCCGCGCCGCCGTGCAGCTGATAGAGGTCGAGCGCCTCGACACCGAGCCTGCGAAGGCTTCCCTCGCACGCCCGCCGGATGGCCGCAGGCGTCACGTCCTGTCCCGAGGCCTTCCGCGTCGCCTCGTCGAACAGGTTGCCGAACTTCGTCGCCACGGTCACCTCGGCCCGCACGCTCGCGGGCAGCTGTTTCAGCGCCCTGCCGACCACCAGCTCGCTGTGACCGGTGCCGTACACGTCCGCCGTGTCGAGCAGCCGGATCCCGGCATCGACCGCCGTGTGGATCATCCGGACGCTGACCTCGTCGTCGACCTCGCCCCAGCCCGCCGGCCGGCCGGAGGACTCCCACTGTCCCCCGATCGCCCAGCAGCCGACGCCCAAGGCGCTGGTAGTCCGTCCGTCGCGTCCGAGCCGCCGTTCCGTCGTCGTTGTCTTCGTCATACCCCCACCCTCCGACCTGGAGCGCGCTCCAGGTCAAGCCCCGATTCAGGACTCGAGTTTGATGAAGGTGGCGCGGGGGACGTATTCGTAGCGTTCGGGCATGCAGGTGAGGA
This region includes:
- a CDS encoding aldo/keto reductase; translation: MTKTTTTERRLGRDGRTTSALGVGCWAIGGQWESSGRPAGWGEVDDEVSVRMIHTAVDAGIRLLDTADVYGTGHSELVVGRALKQLPASVRAEVTVATKFGNLFDEATRKASGQDVTPAAIRRACEGSLRRLGVEALDLYQLHGGADTPAEVEDVVATLEKLVAEGKVKDFGTSVDAPAVIAAFGKSTAVSVQSQLNVFGHNPEVLGTAHEHGLAVLARTPLAMGLLTGKYNLSNRPSENDVRRDTPWWTYFDDDAMADWLGRLEAVREILTTDGRTLTQGALAYLWALDPAIIPLPGARTPEQVAEHAAAIGFGPLADADRQQIDELLADSPERH
- a CDS encoding MFS transporter, with the protein product MLKPYVHLMRRPGARAFFLAGILGRMPISMVGLGIVILISRESGSYGLAGAVSGVAVIAGALTGPIQGRLVDRFGQRSLTLIGSLLCTVALLGLLIAVRLDAPSWALYALGFVAGGTRPQVGSFARARWNHLLGRGRALQTAFALEAVGDEVVFIVGPVLVTVLATQVSPYAALGAAGALGLVGGVWFASLRGSDPPGRGKSDGTEKAPLPWLSLMLLSLIGLGLGATLGSTEVVTVAFTAAEGQPAMSGVVLAVWAFGSLLAGLWYGSVHWRAAVERRLLFGTVLLAIALSPLPWVGTVWLLGVLLFCAGLTIAPTMVALTACVEEWVPPERLTEAITWTVTGMLLGVAPGNAVAGHAVDVVGASDAYWVPVVVGITSALVAAIAVTFARPRTRFAHN
- a CDS encoding MerR family transcriptional regulator, translating into MEDLHSIGELARRTGLTVKAIRFYSDRGLVTPADRTAAGYRRYDAAAVARLDLIRTLRELGLDLATIRKVLDHETALSDVAAAHAEALAVQVRTLQLRRAMLTLVAERHSTPEDLNLMHRLSNLSTTQRHQLITDFLDAVLTGDFDGFAAVRRSLTPELPDHPEPEQVEAWIELAELTQDPDFRTAVRRMVDDYRTVALRPDLVAGIRDQVRPALDAEIAPDSPEASPVITAVVTRYAEALGELDSAELRHRLAGVLETANDPRWARYLHLLAITNGWEPQPPLTPTYTWTIRALRATTAGEAGRSSLGG
- a CDS encoding sigma-70 family RNA polymerase sigma factor — translated: MRPVSEESTALPWPVIVDAGSGTPADLMARVARGDSAAFAQLYDQMAPRVYGLIRRVLRNPAQSEEVTQEVMVEIWRTATRYDADRGSPTSWILTMAHRRAIDRVRSEQSSTDREQAVAAASSTTEYDEVAETVTTNLEVEQVRHCLGSLTELQRESVTLAYYGGYSYREVAELLDAKLATIKARMRDGLIRLRDCLGVTGR
- the fdhD gene encoding formate dehydrogenase accessory sulfurtransferase FdhD; this encodes MSKGPTARFKVEVLDGERTSRREDVVVTEEPLELRLEWPGRPAEALVVTMRTPGADFELAAGFCLGEGFAVRPDAISTVAYCTDVRLTRDQQFNTVTVSFDGPPDRDPPQRYGVTSAACGVCGQQSLDELAERNYDPVDPVEVELDVVRRLPDLLREAQPTFGRTGGLHAAGLFTAAGERVVVREDVGRHNAVDKVVGWTVLNQHSRKGLVLAVSGRAGYEIVQKAVAAGIGMIVAVGAPSSLAVDLARRFGVTVVGWARGERCVVYSAPERVLR
- a CDS encoding phosphotransferase, with translation MTEPPNVDYTATSARPPWSALPGELQRSVYAAVSVALGTEIASVGPSVSSGFTGGFAAPAHLANGRTVFIKSAPATMHAYTAYRREAEIVPQLPPAIRVPCILTTTTARSSDGEAEWFAVVSEGITARMPGMPWSKADFELVTANCEIAAEALSPSPIPELKPFVSDFGADGPSRVPAEIGAGARPLPPGFQPWLPERLEEIQHLVDLTPEALAGTAAVHGDLRPDNLLIDNAGQCWTVDWNWLTVGAPWIDWVGLLPRAQHQGINTLTAIRTNRLTTNVADDHLDSLIAALVAYVLEFVEAPPPPGCTPEIQRHRRLLGWCCLDWLAMRRGW
- a CDS encoding ferrochelatase; this encodes MPDPQSPDPSPYDAVLLLSFGGPEKPEDVLPFLQNVTRGRGIPDERLKEVGEHYYAFGGRSPINDQNRELLAALKASFAEIGLDLPIYWGNRNWAPYLTDTLREMTADGVRRAVVIVTSAYPSYSGCRQYRENLADAVAEVEGAPVIDKLRHYANHPGFVGSFVESTAAALSELPQGSAIAYVTHSIPTSMNATSGPDGNGYVDWHLDVAAEITAELQRRTGVERRTDLVYCSRSGPPQVPWLEPDVNDHLEALAQAGVPGVAVVPIGFVSDHMEVIYDLDTEAAATAEKLRLPMARAATPGTDERFVTMLRDLVVERAAAERGEQPVRPCVGKLGPGWDACRPDCCPAPRRPAARSTDEPAVESGGAPAARGTDESNEKESA
- a CDS encoding anti-sigma factor; translated protein: MRALTTPEVHALTGPYVLNALPEDERIGFEEHLADCQSCSAEVSELREAANKLGTAVAAPPPPALKARVMAEISTTRQLSPLVREPAAEPEPLRRKGFSRRSFFGLAAAGLAVAGAGGIAIDQYRENSQTRRQNEQLAALLAESDAQTVRGNLKSGGQATVVMSPAKDTAIVLLHDLPKLPDDKTYQLWLEDKGRTMHSVGVTTHDGSKLIQGGIVGKVALGLTIENKPGATEPNLSTASVIPMV
- a CDS encoding trimeric intracellular cation channel family protein; its protein translation is MDGSKVLVVLDLVGIFVFGITGALVGVRKQLDVFGIQVLALVTGLGGGFLRDVLIGATPPAALADWRYLVVPVVAGLLTFFLHPGIGRLERLVNVFDAAGLALFCVTGARKALDSGLSPLSAALLGMISGIGGGVIRDVLSGRVPVVLRSEIYAIPAFLGAGIVVLADVAGFQATWPTFAGAVVCFLIRLIAIRRGWNAPLPRPS